One segment of Actinomyces sp. 432 DNA contains the following:
- a CDS encoding glutamate-5-semialdehyde dehydrogenase, with amino-acid sequence MTTSPVDAANDSANDAEALVAATARAARQAQRALAGLNRERKDAALHALADALAARADLILAANARDLERARAAGMKSGLIDRLALDGDRIAAIASSLREIAALPDPVGQIVDGQTLPNGLRVRRVRVPLGVVGMIYEARPNVTVDVAALTLKSGNAVVLRGGSAAADTNAAIITVLRDALTAADLPADLVTTIDPAGRAGATALMHARGLIDVLVPRGGAGLIRAVVEESSVPVIETGSGNCHVYVDAAADLAAAVEIIVNAKTQRVGVCNAAETLLVHRSAASAYLPAAADALWERGVTLHVDAGARAYLEEQASAQGRSELLVDATEADWETEYGSLDLAVRVVDAIDDAIAHIAQYSTGHTEAILTQDVTAMNRFVAGVDSAAVMVNASTRFTDGGQLGLGAELGISTQKLHARGPMGLAALTTTKWIVEGEGHVRP; translated from the coding sequence ATGACGACTTCACCCGTAGATGCCGCCAACGATTCAGCCAACGACGCCGAAGCCCTGGTCGCCGCCACCGCCCGCGCCGCCCGCCAGGCCCAGCGCGCCCTGGCCGGGCTCAACCGGGAGCGCAAGGACGCCGCCCTGCACGCCCTGGCCGACGCGCTGGCCGCCCGCGCCGACTTGATCCTCGCTGCCAACGCCCGGGACCTCGAACGCGCCCGCGCTGCCGGCATGAAGTCGGGACTGATAGACCGCCTCGCCCTAGATGGCGATCGCATCGCGGCCATCGCCAGCTCCCTGCGCGAGATCGCCGCCCTGCCCGATCCGGTCGGCCAGATCGTGGACGGGCAGACCCTGCCCAACGGCCTGCGGGTGCGGCGTGTGCGGGTACCGCTCGGCGTGGTCGGCATGATCTATGAGGCCCGCCCCAACGTCACCGTGGATGTGGCCGCCCTGACCCTGAAGTCTGGTAACGCCGTCGTACTGCGTGGCGGTAGTGCGGCCGCGGACACCAACGCCGCCATCATCACGGTGCTGCGCGACGCCCTGACGGCGGCGGACCTGCCCGCCGACCTAGTCACCACTATCGACCCGGCGGGCCGTGCCGGCGCCACCGCCCTCATGCACGCGCGCGGCCTGATTGACGTGCTTGTACCCCGCGGCGGGGCGGGCCTGATCCGTGCGGTGGTGGAGGAGTCAAGCGTCCCGGTGATCGAGACCGGCTCAGGTAACTGCCATGTGTACGTGGATGCGGCCGCTGACCTGGCTGCTGCCGTTGAGATCATCGTCAACGCCAAGACCCAGCGGGTCGGTGTGTGCAACGCCGCCGAGACGCTGCTCGTACACCGGTCTGCCGCCTCCGCCTATCTGCCTGCTGCGGCAGACGCCCTGTGGGAGCGCGGAGTCACGCTGCACGTTGACGCCGGCGCGCGCGCCTACCTAGAGGAGCAGGCCTCCGCCCAGGGCCGCTCGGAGCTGCTGGTGGACGCCACCGAGGCGGACTGGGAAACCGAGTACGGTAGCCTGGACCTGGCGGTGCGCGTGGTTGACGCCATCGATGACGCCATCGCCCACATCGCGCAATACTCGACCGGACACACCGAGGCGATCCTGACGCAGGACGTCACGGCGATGAACCGGTTCGTCGCCGGCGTCGACTCGGCCGCTGTAATGGTTAACGCCTCCACCCGTTTTACGGACGGCGGGCAGTTGGGGCTGGGGGCTGAGCTCGGCATTTCCACCCAGAAGCTGCACGCCCGCGGGCCCATGGGCCTGGCGGCGCTCACCACCACTAAGTGGATCGTCGAGGGGGAGGGGCACGTCCGTCCCTGA
- a CDS encoding response regulator transcription factor: MTAVMIVEDEARIASFLTKGLKAAGFVPKVVDNGADAVEMALLGEADIILLDVGLPDIDGFEVLERIRGQGVSTPVIMLTARSSVADRVAGLEGGADDYLPKPFSFDELVARIRLRLRPQETAAPDPGLLVHRDLALDIRTRRVRVNGEWVDLSAREFALAEVFMRHPDQVLSREQLLANVWGLDFDPGSNVVDVYVSYLRSKLGKDRLETVRGVGYRLS, encoded by the coding sequence ATGACCGCAGTAATGATCGTAGAGGACGAGGCCCGTATCGCCTCCTTCCTGACCAAGGGGCTCAAGGCCGCCGGATTCGTGCCCAAAGTCGTGGACAACGGGGCGGACGCCGTAGAGATGGCACTGCTCGGCGAGGCGGACATCATCCTGCTTGACGTGGGCCTGCCGGACATCGACGGTTTCGAGGTGCTTGAACGCATACGCGGTCAGGGTGTGAGCACGCCGGTCATCATGCTCACCGCCCGCTCCTCCGTGGCTGATCGGGTGGCCGGCCTGGAGGGGGGCGCCGACGACTACCTGCCCAAGCCCTTCTCCTTCGACGAGCTCGTGGCCCGCATCCGGCTGCGACTGCGCCCTCAGGAGACCGCCGCCCCTGATCCCGGCCTCCTGGTGCACCGGGACCTGGCCCTAGACATACGCACCCGCCGAGTGCGGGTGAACGGGGAATGGGTGGACTTGTCCGCGCGAGAGTTCGCTCTTGCAGAGGTGTTCATGCGTCATCCCGACCAGGTGCTCAGCCGGGAGCAGCTGCTGGCCAACGTCTGGGGACTCGACTTCGATCCCGGCTCCAACGTAGTGGATGTCTACGTCTCCTACCTGCGCAGCAAGCTCGGCAAGGACAGGCTGGAGACAGTACGCGGAGTCGGCTACCGACTGAGCTGA
- a CDS encoding sensor histidine kinase, whose amino-acid sequence MKVTAPFSRATIRTRIMWTIVLVASVALATSGAAVWMLDLRSTHADIDDRLVLTRQELRRLASTGVDPASGTPLTDPGQVLQTYMGHSVLGSGEGQLGIVDGAVRLVSADSIEMRPESDAELVEQLLPMANSGNSTISDVKTAAGRYRVLVVPLSDGHTTAALVRAVDLDAAEAGVWRTMRLYAAAASVTVVLVTALAWLSIGRLLRPIWELRNATESIDERDLTTRVRVRGRDDLSALAAAVNRMLDRVQRAVEAQRELLDDVGHELRTPITVVRGHLELIDPADPEDVRQTSELALDELDRMSALVGDLLELARSSQSDFVTPEATDAETLTMQVFDKASALGERRWRLEACASGTVMLDPARITQAWLQLAANAVKYSEEDSRIWLGSAIGAGFGTDTELRVWVRDEGIGIAPQDLEKVRRRFARTAQAQRRAAGSGLGLSIVENIADAHGGGLDIASEIGRGSTFTLRIPVRLPEPARPGAAERDG is encoded by the coding sequence GTGAAGGTCACCGCCCCGTTCTCCCGGGCGACCATACGCACCCGGATCATGTGGACAATTGTCCTGGTTGCCTCGGTGGCGCTGGCCACCTCGGGAGCCGCCGTGTGGATGCTGGATCTGCGCTCCACTCACGCCGATATCGACGACCGCCTGGTACTGACTCGCCAGGAACTGCGACGCCTGGCGAGCACGGGTGTAGACCCCGCCTCCGGAACACCGCTGACCGATCCGGGCCAAGTGCTCCAGACCTACATGGGCCACTCCGTGCTCGGCTCCGGCGAGGGACAGCTGGGCATTGTGGACGGCGCCGTGCGGCTGGTGTCTGCCGACAGCATCGAAATGCGCCCGGAGTCCGATGCCGAGCTAGTCGAGCAGCTGCTGCCGATGGCGAATTCCGGTAATTCCACCATCAGCGACGTCAAGACGGCTGCCGGCCGTTACCGGGTACTGGTAGTACCTCTGTCCGACGGGCACACCACAGCGGCACTAGTCCGGGCCGTCGACCTCGACGCGGCCGAGGCGGGCGTATGGCGCACCATGCGGCTTTACGCGGCGGCCGCCTCCGTCACGGTGGTGCTAGTCACCGCGCTGGCATGGCTCAGCATCGGTCGGCTACTACGCCCCATCTGGGAGCTTCGCAACGCCACCGAGTCAATCGACGAGCGCGACCTGACCACCAGAGTGCGCGTTCGCGGCCGCGATGACCTCTCCGCACTGGCAGCCGCAGTCAACCGCATGCTCGATCGTGTCCAGCGGGCGGTGGAGGCCCAGCGGGAGCTGCTCGACGACGTCGGGCACGAGCTGCGCACCCCCATCACGGTGGTGCGCGGTCACCTGGAGCTCATCGACCCCGCTGACCCTGAAGACGTGCGCCAGACCTCCGAGCTGGCCCTGGACGAATTGGACCGGATGAGCGCGCTGGTGGGAGATCTGCTGGAGCTGGCGCGCAGCTCCCAGAGCGACTTCGTGACCCCCGAGGCCACGGATGCGGAGACCCTGACCATGCAGGTGTTCGACAAGGCCAGCGCCCTGGGCGAGCGGCGCTGGCGACTGGAGGCGTGCGCATCGGGCACGGTCATGCTTGACCCGGCACGCATCACCCAGGCCTGGCTGCAGCTGGCGGCTAACGCCGTTAAGTACTCCGAGGAGGACTCCCGGATCTGGCTCGGCTCGGCGATCGGGGCAGGCTTTGGAACGGACACCGAACTGCGGGTGTGGGTACGTGACGAGGGCATCGGAATCGCGCCGCAGGACCTGGAGAAGGTGCGCCGTCGCTTCGCCCGCACAGCCCAGGCGCAAAGGCGTGCCGCGGGCTCGGGGCTGGGGCTGAGTATCGTGGAGAACATAGCCGACGCCCACGGCGGCGGGCTCGACATCGCCTCCGAGATTGGGAGAGGATCAACCTTCACGCTGCGCATTCCCGTGCGACTCCCTGAACCGGCACGGCCCGGCGCGGCAGAAAGGGACGGGTGA
- a CDS encoding phosphotransferase family protein, which produces MSTSGTQGAAPTPAVAALRALPGLERAWPDRDRGLVFEARDSDGRLRAGRIDAGGSVDTLAYAQDPALPDLSARLLYPHGDGRLVVHRAGRRAVVLGQDRVRKLVRPGRAARLADPQAARPFVRAGLRTARVLDRSASRLDLELLPGSSLRDLGDAGMAGWERLVQLWPAVVRPEALPEHTGADEAEVLRSWRRRALNLGILAGTTMASERVGDAITRVCAVLEQPGDPLAASHRDLHDAQLLWDGNTLSLLDLDTACLAEPALDVGNLAAHVDLMLAQNRLSTTAHGRVTCLLEDLGRQLASRPRLSAYYLASRLRLIHVHAFRPGAETWLPAWTRESLRLVASPGGAWAARTPGK; this is translated from the coding sequence ATGAGCACTTCAGGCACGCAAGGCGCCGCTCCCACACCGGCTGTGGCAGCGCTGCGCGCCCTGCCCGGACTGGAGCGGGCCTGGCCGGATCGGGACCGCGGCCTGGTCTTTGAGGCCAGGGACTCCGATGGGCGCCTGCGGGCCGGGCGGATCGACGCCGGTGGGAGCGTGGACACCCTGGCCTACGCGCAGGACCCGGCACTACCCGATCTGTCTGCCCGGCTGCTGTACCCGCACGGTGACGGGCGCCTGGTCGTCCACCGCGCAGGCCGCCGGGCCGTAGTGCTCGGGCAGGACCGGGTGCGCAAGCTGGTGCGTCCCGGCCGGGCCGCGCGGCTGGCGGATCCGCAGGCGGCGCGGCCTTTCGTGCGTGCGGGCCTGCGTACCGCTCGGGTACTGGACCGCTCCGCCTCCCGCCTGGACCTGGAATTGCTGCCGGGAAGCTCCCTGCGCGACCTGGGCGACGCGGGAATGGCCGGCTGGGAGAGGCTGGTGCAGCTGTGGCCCGCCGTCGTCCGCCCCGAGGCGCTGCCGGAGCACACCGGGGCCGACGAGGCCGAGGTACTGCGCAGCTGGCGGCGGCGAGCACTGAACCTGGGCATACTGGCGGGAACTACCATGGCCTCGGAGCGGGTCGGGGACGCTATCACCCGGGTATGCGCCGTGCTGGAGCAGCCGGGCGACCCATTAGCCGCATCCCACCGGGACCTGCACGACGCCCAGCTGCTGTGGGACGGCAATACCCTGTCCCTGCTGGACCTCGATACCGCCTGCCTAGCCGAGCCCGCCCTTGACGTGGGCAACCTGGCCGCACACGTGGACCTGATGCTTGCTCAGAACCGGCTCAGCACGACGGCGCACGGTCGGGTAACCTGCCTCCTGGAGGATCTGGGCCGCCAGCTCGCCAGCCGCCCACGATTGTCCGCGTACTACCTGGCCTCCCGGCTCCGGCTGATCCACGTGCACGCCTTCCGCCCCGGCGCCGAGACTTGGCTGCCTGCCTGGACCCGGGAGTCCCTGCGGCTAGTGGCCTCACCCGGTGGTGCCTGGGCGGCCCGTACCCCGGGAAAATAG
- a CDS encoding phosphotransferase family protein — protein sequence MYISSTRNAVDAVLDPDRLSELVQAPVRAARVRIKPGVSVTVSLLQAGRDRSAGWARLLWPASRDKAGKAARRAERLGLRTTQYDTGDGLLFQAGEVAADPSLAKHIALARSEDLLAGLEGNLLRYNPLRRLVARTSRGVVRVTAGSQRRSEALQEFAGRYVPVPPAPPDPGGAVSGHISLQRFVGDTDLSRHHDPAATARAGAALAALHAATADLPAALRRDLDDDDSDSQALALMHTRILNHLDPALAARVRRLGELLPGRTLRGPKVLAHGDASPDQVLLERSTGEIWLTDFDRVRLAPAALDLGSYLAVACAEAGNALLEGYADAGGSLPSRTELLAAVARARLARIQDPLRHGDPHWRRRIALEADRIEALAAAYYAGKGSAADQGSYRDCSQEAS from the coding sequence ATGTACATCAGTAGCACCCGCAACGCCGTGGACGCGGTGCTGGATCCGGACCGCCTCAGTGAGCTCGTACAAGCGCCAGTAAGAGCCGCCCGGGTGCGTATCAAGCCCGGCGTGTCAGTCACCGTCTCCCTGCTGCAGGCGGGCCGTGACCGCAGTGCGGGCTGGGCCCGACTGCTGTGGCCTGCCAGTCGTGACAAGGCCGGCAAGGCCGCTCGCCGAGCCGAGCGCCTGGGGCTGCGCACCACCCAGTACGACACCGGGGACGGGCTGCTGTTCCAGGCCGGTGAGGTTGCCGCCGATCCAAGCCTCGCCAAGCACATAGCCTTGGCCCGCAGCGAGGATCTGTTGGCAGGCCTGGAGGGCAACCTGTTGCGCTACAACCCGCTGCGCCGCCTGGTTGCCCGCACGTCCCGCGGCGTGGTGCGGGTGACTGCCGGCTCGCAGCGCCGCAGCGAGGCGCTGCAGGAGTTCGCCGGCCGATACGTCCCCGTGCCGCCGGCACCCCCCGATCCGGGCGGAGCCGTATCCGGGCACATCAGCCTCCAGCGCTTCGTCGGCGACACGGACCTGAGCCGCCACCACGATCCGGCTGCCACAGCCCGCGCCGGGGCCGCCCTGGCAGCCCTGCACGCCGCCACTGCCGACCTGCCCGCTGCACTGCGCCGGGATCTTGACGACGACGACTCCGACTCCCAGGCCCTGGCCCTGATGCACACGCGCATCCTCAATCACCTCGACCCGGCCCTGGCCGCCCGGGTGCGCCGACTCGGCGAGCTCCTGCCGGGCCGGACGCTGCGGGGACCGAAGGTGCTCGCCCACGGCGACGCCTCCCCCGATCAGGTGCTCCTGGAGCGCAGCACCGGCGAGATCTGGCTGACCGACTTCGACCGTGTCCGGCTGGCGCCCGCGGCGCTCGACCTGGGCTCCTACCTGGCCGTGGCCTGCGCCGAGGCCGGCAACGCGCTGCTGGAGGGATACGCCGACGCCGGCGGTAGCCTGCCGTCCCGGACCGAGCTCCTGGCTGCCGTCGCTCGCGCCCGGCTGGCGCGCATTCAGGACCCGCTGCGTCACGGTGATCCGCATTGGCGCCGCCGGATCGCGCTGGAGGCGGACCGGATCGAGGCGCTGGCGGCAGCGTATTACGCAGGTAAGGGGTCCGCCGCTGACCAGGGCTCCTACCGTGACTGCTCCCAGGAGGCATCATGA
- a CDS encoding ABC transporter ATP-binding protein: MPEPQITRSALSRTLRLVAPDLRPQAKLVAGGTIALLAEVAFRVAEPWPMKIVIDSVLSSLGAATGYAPANLARLLGLGAALIAIVAMRALCNYLATVSFALAGSRTAIALRRRVFHHVQTLSQQFHSRNRSADTVQRLVSDVARMQDVAVTAGLPLAANVLTLTVMLGVMVWLDPLLSLVVVAAISLFFLTSSGSSKKITSAARRTRKSEGQLANTAQEALSTIKVVQAYGLEPIVEDRFVNANQNSLHAGVRSLRLAARLERTTDVIVGLASAVVLVGGGLRVLAGAMTPGDLVLFNTYLRTTMKPLRDMAKYTGRIARAAASGERVANLMDVHPDIVSPVDPVPLGHVRGSLAFEDVVTEYDGNEILHGVNLQIGAGEHVAIIGPSGSGKSTLTSLVVRALDPADGRVRLDGHNLTSLDLTELRAQVSVLHQEAVLFADTIRENIRMGRPEATDAEIEAAAVAAGAHEFIASLPDGYDTVVGERGGTLSGGQRQRVAIVRALLRDAPVVILDEATTGLDPASSTAVLDAVDRLSRGRTLLAVTHETEVAMRADRVVWIEDGQVRLDGPPQQLLDESAAFRAWAAAGAAQKELLTTDDPGTDAGGRRMADPNRNRTRKPSRRHE, translated from the coding sequence ATGCCTGAGCCGCAGATTACCCGCTCCGCGCTGAGCCGCACCCTGCGACTGGTGGCTCCGGACCTGCGGCCGCAGGCGAAACTGGTGGCGGGCGGCACCATCGCACTGCTGGCCGAGGTGGCCTTCCGCGTGGCCGAGCCCTGGCCCATGAAGATCGTGATCGACTCGGTGCTGTCCTCGCTGGGAGCCGCAACCGGTTACGCGCCCGCCAACCTGGCACGCCTGCTCGGGCTGGGGGCAGCGCTCATTGCGATCGTCGCCATGCGGGCGCTGTGCAACTACCTGGCCACTGTGTCCTTCGCACTGGCCGGGTCCCGCACCGCAATTGCGCTACGACGCCGCGTCTTCCACCACGTGCAGACGCTCTCCCAGCAGTTCCACTCCCGTAACCGCTCCGCCGACACGGTCCAGCGGCTCGTGTCCGACGTGGCCCGCATGCAGGACGTGGCGGTAACAGCAGGGCTGCCTCTGGCCGCCAATGTGCTCACCCTGACGGTCATGCTCGGCGTGATGGTCTGGCTGGACCCACTGCTGTCACTGGTGGTGGTAGCCGCGATCAGCCTGTTCTTCCTGACCTCCTCCGGCAGCTCCAAGAAGATCACCTCTGCGGCCCGCCGCACCCGCAAGTCCGAGGGGCAGCTGGCTAACACCGCCCAGGAGGCGCTGAGCACCATCAAGGTGGTGCAGGCCTACGGGTTGGAGCCGATCGTCGAGGACCGCTTCGTCAACGCCAACCAGAATTCACTACACGCTGGTGTGCGCTCCCTGCGGCTGGCTGCTCGCCTGGAGCGCACCACCGATGTGATCGTGGGCCTGGCCTCGGCGGTAGTACTGGTGGGCGGCGGACTGCGAGTCCTAGCCGGGGCCATGACCCCAGGTGACCTGGTCCTGTTCAACACCTATCTGCGCACCACCATGAAGCCGTTGCGCGATATGGCCAAGTACACCGGCCGCATCGCCCGGGCCGCGGCCTCCGGAGAGCGGGTCGCCAACCTCATGGACGTGCACCCAGACATCGTCTCCCCCGTCGATCCGGTGCCGCTCGGGCATGTGCGCGGCTCCCTGGCATTCGAGGACGTGGTCACGGAGTATGACGGCAACGAGATCCTGCACGGGGTAAATCTGCAGATCGGAGCCGGCGAGCACGTGGCCATCATCGGCCCCTCGGGCTCGGGCAAGTCCACCCTGACCTCGCTGGTGGTGCGGGCGCTCGACCCGGCGGACGGCAGGGTGCGCCTGGACGGTCACAACCTGACCAGCCTGGACCTGACCGAGCTGCGTGCCCAGGTCTCCGTGCTGCACCAGGAGGCGGTGCTATTCGCCGACACCATCCGCGAGAACATCCGCATGGGCCGGCCGGAGGCGACCGATGCCGAGATCGAGGCCGCCGCCGTGGCGGCTGGGGCGCACGAGTTCATCGCCTCCCTGCCCGACGGCTACGACACGGTCGTCGGCGAACGCGGCGGCACCCTTTCCGGCGGGCAGCGCCAGCGCGTCGCCATTGTGCGGGCCCTGCTGCGCGACGCCCCGGTGGTCATCCTCGACGAGGCCACCACCGGCCTGGATCCGGCCTCCTCCACGGCAGTGCTCGACGCCGTCGACCGGCTCTCACGCGGGCGCACCCTGCTGGCGGTCACGCATGAGACCGAAGTCGCCATGCGCGCCGACCGGGTGGTGTGGATCGAGGACGGTCAGGTCCGTCTCGACGGCCCGCCGCAGCAGCTCCTGGACGAGTCTGCGGCCTTCCGCGCCTGGGCTGCCGCCGGCGCCGCCCAGAAGGAGCTGCTGACCACCGACGATCCGGGTACCGACGCGGGTGGGCGCCGCATGGCCGACCCGAACCGTAATCGCACGAGAAAGCCATCACGGCGACACGAGTAG
- a CDS encoding glycosyltransferase family 4 protein, with the protein MRIAYICADPGVPVFGAKGASVHIQEVVRALRRAGHVVTVYAVRRGNLVPADLTDLPVHITRVNADDAAAREDAQAEASRLLAQQALTDGADLVYERYSLFSSALAQLAAAGIPGVLEVNSPLIDEQRQHRELVNEEGAVTALRAQVRAARTTVCVSEPVRRWVHGHVDAPRAVTIPNGVNPDRIRPFPEDPDGVVVAFVGTLKPWHGVADLLRAASLAKESWTLRIIGDGPERDALHAQAEELGLDVDFRGALAPQEIPAALAGSAVGVAPYPDLGGEDEQYFSPLKVLEYLAAGLPVVASAVGQLPRLLDGIGMLVPPSNPAALAAALDALAVAPQLRARRGELGRRRAEKHHSWDAVVAQILTLTEAQHA; encoded by the coding sequence ATGCGTATCGCCTACATCTGCGCCGACCCCGGCGTGCCCGTATTCGGCGCCAAGGGCGCGTCCGTCCATATTCAGGAAGTCGTGCGGGCCCTGCGGCGCGCCGGCCACGTAGTCACCGTGTACGCGGTGCGCCGCGGCAACCTGGTGCCGGCGGACCTGACCGACCTTCCCGTGCACATCACCCGGGTAAACGCCGACGATGCAGCCGCGCGCGAAGACGCCCAGGCGGAGGCCTCCCGCCTACTGGCACAGCAGGCGCTCACCGACGGCGCCGACCTGGTCTACGAGCGCTACTCCCTGTTCTCCAGCGCCCTGGCGCAGCTGGCCGCGGCCGGCATCCCCGGCGTGCTGGAGGTCAACTCCCCGCTTATCGACGAGCAGCGTCAGCACCGTGAGCTGGTGAACGAGGAGGGTGCGGTCACCGCCCTGCGCGCCCAGGTGCGCGCCGCCCGCACCACCGTATGCGTCTCCGAGCCGGTACGCCGCTGGGTACACGGCCACGTCGACGCCCCGCGGGCGGTGACCATCCCCAACGGGGTCAACCCCGACCGTATCCGCCCCTTCCCCGAGGACCCCGACGGCGTCGTCGTCGCCTTCGTGGGAACGCTCAAGCCGTGGCACGGCGTAGCAGACCTGCTGCGCGCAGCATCCCTGGCCAAGGAGAGCTGGACCCTGCGCATCATCGGTGACGGGCCGGAGCGCGACGCGCTGCACGCCCAGGCGGAGGAACTCGGCCTCGACGTTGACTTCCGGGGGGCGCTCGCTCCCCAGGAGATTCCTGCCGCACTGGCCGGCAGCGCCGTCGGCGTCGCCCCCTACCCGGACCTGGGTGGAGAGGATGAGCAGTACTTCTCCCCGCTCAAGGTGCTGGAGTACCTGGCGGCCGGACTGCCAGTGGTCGCCTCCGCCGTAGGCCAGCTGCCCCGGCTGCTGGACGGCATCGGGATGCTGGTGCCGCCATCGAACCCTGCGGCCCTGGCCGCTGCCCTGGACGCACTCGCCGTTGCCCCGCAGTTGCGCGCGCGGCGCGGGGAGCTGGGCCGACGTCGCGCGGAGAAGCACCATAGCTGGGACGCCGTCGTCGCTCAGATACTGACCCTGACGGAGGCGCAGCATGCCTGA
- a CDS encoding glycosyltransferase — protein MTRIGYVLKVYPRFSETFVVTEMLAREALGDDLTIFALRPTTDSRFHPEIARVRAQVNWVPRPRRAIDMWEQLAGSVNEPDMRTRLAEILPAVADLPGDEVAQGAALARSARDAGITHLHAHFASLAGRVVWIASRLSGIPYTVTTHAKDIFHESVDQLWLRRICADADRVIAISRYNERYLHSLLAGTGARIELRYNALELDRFPFRPPAPADGPLHVAAVGRLVAKKGFDDLIDAVGILTKAGVPVVVDIAGEGEEHDRLAGQITALGLEDRVNLLGPLTQAEVRALLGRAQVFAAPSKPAEDGNIDGLPTVVLESMACGTPVIATEVTGLPEVIRDGDTGILLPHSNPQALARALRELAEGTVDPAPLARNARALIERDFDSRSQAAVLSAWQSNPELEEVH, from the coding sequence ATGACCCGCATCGGTTACGTACTCAAGGTCTACCCCCGTTTCTCAGAAACCTTCGTGGTCACTGAGATGCTCGCCCGGGAGGCGCTGGGCGACGACCTGACGATCTTCGCGCTGCGCCCCACCACCGACTCCCGCTTTCACCCCGAGATCGCCCGCGTCAGGGCACAGGTGAACTGGGTTCCGCGCCCGCGCCGTGCCATTGACATGTGGGAGCAGCTGGCCGGCTCGGTCAACGAGCCGGACATGCGCACCCGCCTGGCGGAGATCCTCCCCGCAGTGGCCGACCTGCCCGGAGACGAGGTTGCCCAGGGTGCGGCACTGGCCCGCAGCGCCCGCGACGCCGGCATCACCCACCTGCACGCGCACTTCGCCTCCCTAGCGGGCCGCGTGGTCTGGATCGCCTCCCGGCTGAGCGGTATCCCCTACACGGTGACCACCCACGCCAAGGACATCTTCCACGAGTCGGTCGACCAGCTGTGGCTGCGGCGAATCTGCGCCGATGCTGACCGGGTCATCGCCATCAGCCGTTACAACGAGCGCTACCTGCACTCGCTGCTCGCCGGCACCGGAGCACGCATCGAGCTGCGGTACAACGCCCTGGAGCTCGACCGCTTCCCCTTCCGTCCCCCGGCACCCGCTGACGGCCCGCTGCACGTCGCGGCGGTGGGGCGGCTGGTGGCCAAGAAGGGCTTCGATGACCTCATCGACGCCGTCGGCATCCTGACCAAGGCCGGCGTACCGGTCGTGGTGGACATTGCCGGCGAGGGCGAGGAGCACGACCGCCTGGCCGGGCAGATCACCGCCCTAGGACTGGAAGACCGCGTCAATCTGCTGGGTCCGCTCACCCAGGCGGAGGTGCGCGCCCTGCTGGGCCGCGCCCAGGTGTTTGCCGCGCCCAGCAAGCCTGCTGAGGACGGCAATATCGACGGCCTGCCCACGGTGGTGCTGGAGTCCATGGCCTGCGGCACACCCGTAATCGCCACCGAGGTCACCGGGCTGCCGGAGGTCATCCGCGACGGCGACACCGGGATCCTGCTGCCGCACAGCAACCCGCAGGCCCTCGCACGCGCCCTGCGGGAACTGGCGGAGGGCACTGTCGACCCAGCACCGCTGGCCCGCAACGCCCGCGCCCTGATCGAGCGGGACTTCGACTCCCGCAGCCAGGCAGCAGTCCTTTCCGCCTGGCAGTCAAACCCCGAGCTTGAGGAGGTTCACTGA